A window from Tenacibaculum singaporense encodes these proteins:
- a CDS encoding FixH family protein has translation MKLNWGTGIVIAIIGFIGFIMYFVITMSTGKNFNHDLVTEKYYQQELEFQNKLDATKNAKALKDNITIEKVTEGIKVHFPTDFNPKDIKGKVFLYRPSDKQLDFEMPISISETYLLVPEKRLLGGRWNITVSWNYKSKDYLFQKELVY, from the coding sequence ATGAAACTAAACTGGGGCACGGGTATAGTAATAGCAATTATAGGATTTATAGGCTTTATCATGTATTTTGTAATCACGATGAGTACAGGTAAAAATTTTAATCACGATTTGGTAACTGAAAAATACTATCAACAAGAATTAGAATTTCAGAACAAATTAGATGCTACTAAAAATGCGAAAGCATTAAAAGACAATATTACAATAGAAAAAGTAACTGAAGGAATTAAAGTCCATTTTCCAACGGACTTTAACCCTAAAGATATAAAAGGAAAAGTGTTCCTATACAGACCATCTGATAAACAATTGGATTTCGAAATGCCTATTTCGATCTCCGAAACATATTTGCTCGTGCCTGAGAAACGTTTGTTGGGTGGTCGTTGGAACATAACAGTTTCCTGGAACTACAAAAGTAAAGATTATTTATTTCAGAAAGAGTTAGTATATTAA
- a CDS encoding sulfite exporter TauE/SafE family protein encodes MFLSAIIFGLLGSFHCIGMCGPIAFMLPVDRTNKVKQFFQITSYHLGRLFTYSLIGFLFGLLGKGFYFFGFQQQLSIIVGVLMILAILVPKTFQRYNFSNPINRLVIKVKSSLGKELKKKGNDTFFTIGFLNGFLPCGLVYMAVFGALSTTNMLSGSLYMFLFGLGTIPLMTAVVYAGNFANGLVRKRVQQAIPYVVVFIGILFIFRGLGLGIPYISPLPVTDVHNSVEGCH; translated from the coding sequence ATGTTTCTTTCAGCAATCATATTTGGTTTATTAGGTAGCTTTCATTGCATAGGTATGTGTGGCCCTATAGCCTTTATGTTACCAGTAGACAGAACTAATAAAGTAAAGCAGTTTTTTCAAATAACTAGTTATCATCTAGGACGCTTATTTACTTATAGTTTAATAGGCTTTTTATTCGGATTACTAGGAAAAGGGTTTTATTTCTTCGGGTTTCAGCAACAACTTTCTATTATTGTAGGAGTGTTAATGATTTTGGCAATTCTAGTACCAAAAACTTTTCAAAGGTATAACTTTTCAAATCCAATAAATAGGTTGGTAATAAAAGTGAAATCTTCTTTAGGGAAAGAGTTGAAGAAAAAAGGAAACGATACTTTTTTTACTATCGGTTTTCTAAATGGATTTTTGCCTTGCGGATTAGTGTATATGGCAGTTTTTGGAGCGTTAAGTACAACTAACATGTTGTCCGGAAGCTTGTATATGTTTCTCTTTGGATTAGGAACAATACCATTAATGACAGCTGTAGTATATGCAGGTAATTTTGCAAATGGCTTGGTGCGAAAAAGAGTTCAACAAGCAATACCCTATGTTGTAGTTTTTATTGGAATATTGTTTATTTTTAGAGGATTAGGGTTAGGAATACCTTATATATCTCCACTTCCTGTTACTGATGTTCATAACTCAGTAGAAGGCTGTCACTAA
- a CDS encoding universal stress protein, which produces MKKIIVPVDFSEYSENALQTAAFLAKKSDAEVLVVHMLELSNAVLSRSESYLQQEMLFYLQMSEKKLAEFLEKEYLSGIKVTPIIKHFKIFSEIDQLARNEGADLIVMGSKGASGLKEMFIGSNTEKVIRYAHVPVLVIKEEPIIKHIDKVLFACDFSDDDVKPYVEAKEFLKKFNADMELVYVSTPTSKFKSTKELEERMKRFFNQANESYDESVHKVKIISDYSVEKGVFYYADKINSDALVVATHGRKGIAHFFEGSISEDIANHSKLPVLSFKI; this is translated from the coding sequence ATGAAAAAAATTATAGTCCCTGTTGATTTTTCTGAATATTCTGAAAATGCTTTACAAACAGCAGCTTTTTTAGCAAAAAAGTCAGATGCTGAGGTATTGGTAGTACATATGCTTGAGTTATCTAATGCTGTTTTAAGTAGATCAGAAAGTTATTTACAACAAGAAATGTTGTTTTACCTACAAATGTCTGAGAAAAAGTTAGCAGAATTTTTAGAGAAAGAGTATTTGTCGGGCATAAAAGTAACTCCAATTATAAAACATTTTAAGATTTTTAGTGAAATAGACCAGTTGGCAAGAAATGAAGGAGCAGATTTGATTGTTATGGGGTCTAAAGGAGCAAGCGGTTTAAAAGAAATGTTTATTGGTTCAAATACAGAAAAGGTAATCCGTTATGCACATGTACCTGTATTAGTAATAAAAGAAGAGCCAATAATAAAACATATAGACAAAGTGTTATTTGCTTGTGATTTTTCTGATGACGATGTAAAGCCGTATGTGGAAGCAAAAGAGTTTCTTAAGAAATTTAATGCAGATATGGAACTCGTATATGTTAGTACACCAACGTCTAAATTTAAGAGCACAAAAGAGTTAGAAGAAAGAATGAAGCGTTTTTTCAATCAGGCTAATGAAAGTTATGATGAAAGCGTTCATAAAGTAAAAATAATTTCTGATTATTCTGTAGAAAAGGGAGTGTTCTATTACGCAGACAAAATAAACTCAGATGCTTTAGTAGTAGCTACACATGGTAGAAAGGGAATAGCACACTTTTTTGAAGGTAGTATTTCAGAAGATATTGCTAACCACAGTAAGTTACCAGTATTGTCCTTTAAAATTTAG